Genomic DNA from Patescibacteria group bacterium:
CCTCCTCCTTAAAGCCGGGCCGATTTCTTTCCAATCCATAAATCTAACCTGTTTCAAAGTTAGATGAAGCCTTTTGGCGATTTCCTTTAAAATCGGCTCCAAAACATAAAAACCAAAATACCAACAATCTTTACGGAAAGATTTTATATAAATAATTTCCGCAGCTATATCAAATAAAATCTTATCATCTTTATTTATCCGCAATTTCTTAATTATTTCTTTCTTTCTCTTTTTAGTTTCTTTAACCTGATTAGCGGTTTCCTTTATCTGCTTATTGATATTGATTTTTTCCTTTAAAAGGCCGGACCAAACTTCCAAATAATAATCCAAATCATAGGCCGGACCGATATAAGTATAGGGCAGCCAGCGCCATTTTTTATAATGACTTATTATTTTTCTCCTTATTTCAGAATTAATAGTTTTTAAGCCGGATTCAATCTTCTCTGCGCTTGAATTTAAAAATAATTTTTTAGCTTTAACATCGCTGTTAATTAAACGCAGCACCTTCAAAGATTCAATCTCCTCCCGGGCGCCGAAACTCAACTTTTCCGGAGTAGTTAAAACGCTAAAAACCTCCGGCATACTGATATTGATTTTTTCGGCTTTGATTATATCTTCAACTTTTTTTATTAGAATTTTAGAAAAGTCTTCTCCGTCAGAATCAATGAACCAGGTCGTGGGCAGGGCATAACCATGGCCGATCATAAATAATTCTATCGATTTGTCAAAACTTTTAATAATTCGGCTGTCAGCGGCTTTGGCCCAATTTTTTTTCAATAAAGATTTAGAGTGGTTTAAATACCGAAAATTATGCTTTAAAGCCTCTTGATGAATTTTTTTTATTTTTTCCGGTTTATCCAAAACCAATTTTAAGCTCTTCTCAATCAACTCGCGCAACTCCTGGCGAAGCATATAGGTGGCCGGGTTATTATAATCTTCTTGAACCCAAACTATTTCTTTTATAATTGTCCGGCCAAAAGTTATATGCTGGTAATTAACCATATCATCAATGGCCGGAATGCCCATCAAAAGATGAGTATTGCTTATTTCAAAATTTTTCCTCCAAATTTTTGCCTTTTTCATATATTTTTTATTTTTTCGGGCTATCCTGTTTGAATTAAGACTAACTCTTTTTTAATATTTTTACAACTCCTTTATCCGCGTCTATTTCTACCTCATCCCCGTCTTTCAAAACTTTCGTGGCGATTTTCGTCCCGATAACGCAGGGGGTATTTATTTCCCTGGCCACAATCGCGGCGTGCGAAGTCACTCCGCCCTGATCCGTAATAAAAGCTGCCGCTTTTTTCATGGCCGGGAGTAAATCCGGCTGAGTAGAAATGGAAACCAGGATATCGCCTTTTCCCATCTTTTCCATATCCCGGGCTACATTAACGATCTTAACAACGCCCTTAGCATAGCCCCTGGCCCCGCATTGGCCCTTTATTTCCTTTACTTCTCTTACTTCATCCTTCTCTATGTATTTTACTATCTTTTTAGCCTCCTCGCCGCTATAAAAAAGGCGCTCGTTTTTATCCGCATAAAAAACGGAAAAATAGACTCTTTTTTTTATTTCTTCCGCGTTAATCTTATTATTGAATAAACTGTCATAAATTTCCTCGCTGGTCATAAATTTAAGCTGTTTCAGGCTCAAACCTAAACGCCTCCCGATTTCTGTCAAAATCGGCACCATCCGATAAAGGGCAAAAAGCTGGGCATAGCGCCGATAAATTTTTGTCACCATGAAATTTCCCCATTCATCAAAAAATTTTATCAATTTCTTGTTTAGCTTCATTTCTTTAATTAATTTTTTCCGCTCAGATATTTTTTCTGAAAATCTCTTTCTTTCTTCTTTCAAAGTTCCGGCGACATTAGGGTCGTTGCTCACCAGCCGCACCAATGACTTAAGAAAATGTTCAAAGCTGTAGACGCCCTGCTCTTCCGTATAAATAAATTTGGTATAAAAATATTTAGAGTAATGGCTTTCAATTTTGCCAAGAATCTCCGGATTTATTTGATTATATATCAACCTTACGGCCCTCTCAAATTGCCTCTCGTATTCCGGGCTGTGGGTATAAAGGCCGAATTCCTTGACATCTTCTTCTTTAAATTTCCTGAACAGCTCTTTGAAAAGGGCGAATTG
This window encodes:
- a CDS encoding PEP-utilizing enzyme, with the protein product MKSLFNSKTSYEILGLFVKNQGKRFYLSEIANELGKDPANISRELKKMIDEGIMAVSGERKKYYEFNKRCPFFLELVALFKKLDESDFSKKFSQDWFLGEEIMNVDPFFSQIWLRCFVENFYRATGRNYKKIAAIFRGYHLWFYYGKKDSREVGEHLVNRFLSEPDYMAEVNGNIIGLSDKLRQYAEKLPETDLKKITAKKLWEYYKNHEDLHREYYQWGWIPVAADMFHNNLTDRGKKILKELKAPAGKIEEILALLTQPVGVSLIRKEQEELMEIGAEVQADKKQFALFKELFRKFKEEDVKEFGLYTHSPEYERQFERAVRLIYNQINPEILGKIESHYSKYFYTKFIYTEEQGVYSFEHFLKSLVRLVSNDPNVAGTLKEERKRFSEKISERKKLIKEMKLNKKLIKFFDEWGNFMVTKIYRRYAQLFALYRMVPILTEIGRRLGLSLKQLKFMTSEEIYDSLFNNKINAEEIKKRVYFSVFYADKNERLFYSGEEAKKIVKYIEKDEVREVKEIKGQCGARGYAKGVVKIVNVARDMEKMGKGDILVSISTQPDLLPAMKKAAAFITDQGGVTSHAAIVAREINTPCVIGTKIATKVLKDGDEVEIDADKGVVKILKKS